TCCAACCTCATCGGCCTACAAGAATGAATTGGAAAGCCACATCAAATACTAACACTATGAACACaataattttgatgatttgaccCTATTGACTTTACTGTCCATATGCTCATAATGAAATCATGTTTGATGAAAATAATCTAAGCAGAGAACTACTTACTGAAGCAGAGGCTGTTGATTTAAGATGGTTGTTTGCGCCATCCGCTCAAAGTTAAATTTCTCATCTGCAGCATGCTGAAAAGTAGTAACAGAAAAACATGTTTTGAATATTCTATTAGATAATTGTGCTTGCTTTAAAGAGATACATAAAGTAGCCATCAAAGCAATAATTCATTTAAAATTTGTGCATCTGACTATCTGTAACTCAGAAGTTAATCCTAACAAACTTTTGGAGAGTGGAATAAAGAACCTGGCATATAGGTTTAAGATACGGAACTATGGAAGAGCGgagtccatttttttttttaaaaaacggATGTTAGAAATATTATTGGTGATGCTAGATATACTCCAGTAGATTTTGacagttcttaaataaatgtcgGACAATATCAGTTTCACTATATAAGATGTTGAGAGCTAAAATTAACAACCCTAAACCTTTGTTGTATGTATCAGCTTGCAGTAGAAAATAAGCAACGTCATCTAGATTAGAAAACTTTTCATGCATAAGAAACAAGAACTTGCCTGATCAACAATAAATAGGTCCTGCTCTAGCTTTCCAATGATAAAGCCAAGATTGAACTGCCCAATAACCTAAAATGAAAACAAGAAGTTGCTTGACAACAAATTTACCTTATCATAAAATACAACATTGTCTTCTTACACCAATGTCAAAATAAAACAGAATAAAATGAGCAATCAAACTAGGCATGAATAAACAGTTTCATATGATTAATGTCAAAATATGAAAACCAGAGTAACCAATAAAAAATTATGCCTATCAACCTTCATTCTGTTAAAATCTTTCTTATTGAAAAGCCTTTCCAACTCATTAGTTGCAGCAACTAGAGATCTTGCTTTACGTTCATTATTATCTAGTTCTGAGAGCTCTAATGTTGCAGCAGCATAGCACCTACAGCATGATCAAAACAAGTAAGGACATGAGAACttgttttttatatttatttggaaagaaaaaaaaatcaattccaggATTTGACCCTTTGCTATTTGTTTTTCCATGCATGGAACCACTAGATTGTAATCTTGAAAGcctcttttcacgacttgttctTAGATCCCTAATATTGAACTGCAAAATGGAGCAGATCTCTGAACGATGAGACTGGACTGGAGCATCTAAAGACATTTCAGAAGACTTAGACGGTAGGCCTGAGCCTGAAATCTCCTCAGATATGTTTTCTAGATCTTTGCCCACCATAGGTCTTGAAGTTACTTCGTCAATGTGCGGTAATCTAATTCCAAATTCTAAGTCACCCTGGAGAAAGCCAAGTTAAATCAGAAACAACAAGCTCTATAAAGACATAATTTCGTGAAAAATAAAACTCCAATCTATTTGCTTCTAGAGATTCTGTGGTATGGAAAAATCGGATCGAAATAGTGCGACTATCAGAAAGAACAAACTTAAATGTCATATGTTTAGATGGAGCAGAATCTGGACCTACTTTCGTATGATGTACAGTCTGACATCCAAGCAGCAGTGCTACCTTTGAGAAAAAACGTACAGAGTCTTAGGTATTTAATCAGAAAAAATGCAGATATAATTGCCTCTACGTAAGTTTCACAAACTATACAGTATGATCAAAAAGACTACAGCCGGCATCTTGTTTAGCAACTTGCGGTCCTCAAAAATCTGTCAAATATTGAAGTCTAAAATGAAGTGCCTACATGTACAGAGATGTCAAACTGGATTAAAAAAATGGAGATTGCTGAAGTTAGATATCAAAATACCTCTTCAAATCCCTTGACGTTAACATCTCCTTCTGCACCTGATGGACTTTCTACTTCTTTAGATTCAAGAGTCCCCTTAAAACACCTGGAGGACTCTTTCCCAAGAACATCAGCACAACCATCAATTTGGCAGTGATCGACAAGGGACTTTGAGAGATCAGGCTGCATATCTGAATTGGTTTTACTCACTTGACATTGCACTATTTCATTTCTCAGGACAGGCATTTCAGACAGTACTGTACAGCTATTTTCATGCTTCCTCTTATTGATAGAAATGAATTTGGTAAGTGATGACTGAGCAAGGCTTAAACAACTGTTGGAATTGGCGTTCTTAGCAACACCATCCTCAGCTGATCTTGGGGAGGCACGTTGATCAGTTATAGCACTAGGCATAGAAGTTCTCGATTTCTTAGAGTGATACTCGTATTCAGAAGAAATATCAGCCTTTCCAGATGAGTGAGCTCTAAGGGTGAAGTCCTTCCGTGATCGTTTCTCAGTTATACCAATAGGCGTAGAAGTTCTCAATTTCTTAGAGTGATACTCGTATTCAGAAGAAATATCAGCCTTTCCAAATGCATGAGCTCTAAGAGTGAAGTCCTTCGGTGACGGTTTCTCACCTTCGATCTGTACCATTCCTTCTTCTACATCTGAAACAGGTATCCGCTTTTTGACTGTCTTAATAGGACTGTCATCCTCAACAACTTGAACCTCACTGCACTCTGCTTCattattactgtagacttttgaTGGGATTCGCTTCAACGGCAAAGTGGGTATCTCTTGATGGTGACATAAATTTAGGCCATTGCCTTCCTTTTGGTGCTCCTCgactttatttgttgaataaCTGCAGTGACTTGGGGAATAAATTTTTTCAATAGATTCTCGTAAGGAGCGCATAAGGGAACCTTCATCagaaaagaatatttttcttttatcaggAGTTACGTTGACATCATATGCTCTTGTTGGCACGATGAAGTTCATAACCATAATTGGATATTGTTTGGAGCTAGAAGTCTTATAAAGTTCATTAACAAGCTTGCTGACTTTTGGCATATCAACTGGTCGACCATTGACAAAAAAGAACTGTTTGTACCCCAGATTACGACCACTTCCCTGACCAGGCTTCGAAAGGAAACCTTCAACTTCACAGCTGTCGGATATCGATATACTCAATGGCTCTAAGCATGTGAAAATATTATTACCAAGCACTGTTATAATGTTATCTTTCATGGAGTTACTTCCTTGTGTTTTAATCACCACAGATTTTGTGTTTTTACCGGTTGTGTTGGTACACACTATCCGTACTCCTTTTGCTATGAGAGCATATGCCTGTGTAAACAGATAAAGAAATCCAAGTCATTATCCACCATGCTGCTGGATGCCTTCAGATAGCCAGAGTCAGCATTGGAAAATACATTCTAGGACTACATACAAAAGAACATGCGATAGAAGACTTTAAGCAAGTAAAAAGCAATTATGTAACGTAACAGCAGTAAGAAAAAGTATCTCACATTCAGTAAAGAGACGAGCTTTCCATATTCCCTTCGAATATTACGACTAAATTCTTTGCCTCTGACTGGCAAGGTGGAGAACAATTTCTCGACAGTGACAGTAGTACCAATTGGACGTGCTGTTTTCTTCTCACAAGTTAGTAATCCCGAGTGGTCAAAAGTCAAGTGTGAAGCAACTGATTCATGTTTAGTTCTAGTTTCAACAGTTAATTTCCCTAGTGCACAAAGTGAACTTAGAGCCTCCCCTCTGAACCCAAATGTAGTCAGAGACTGTAGATCAGGGAAATCTGCTATTTTAGATGTATGGTGCTTTAACGCAAGAACCTGCAAAGAATAATAGAATCAAGATCAAACTCAAAATATAACTTTAAAACAACCAAAACCATGTTATTCTTTGCAAGCATTCAAATTCTAACCAcaacatttaaaataaaaaataagaaaaatagaagaatTTGGCATTACGGTTGAATGGATATC
Above is a genomic segment from Papaver somniferum cultivar HN1 chromosome 10, ASM357369v1, whole genome shotgun sequence containing:
- the LOC113315060 gene encoding DNA mismatch repair protein PMS1-like isoform X1; translation: MEGGKGGGVPNEAMIKPINKSVVHRICSGQVILDLSSAVKELVENSLDAGATSIEISLKDFGEESFKIIDNGCGISPNNFKVLALKHHTSKIADFPDLQSLTTFGFRGEALSSLCALGKLTVETRTKHESVASHLTFDHSGLLTCEKKTARPIGTTVTVEKLFSTLPVRGKEFSRNIRREYGKLVSLLNAYALIAKGVRIVCTNTTGKNTKSVVIKTQGSNSMKDNIITVLGNNIFTCLEPLSISISDSCEVEGFLSKPGQGSGRNLGYKQFFFVNGRPVDMPKVSKLVNELYKTSSSKQYPIMVMNFIVPTRAYDVNVTPDKRKIFFSDEGSLMRSLRESIEKIYSPSHCSYSTNKVEEHQKEGNGLNLCHHQEIPTLPLKRIPSKVYSNNEAECSEVQVVEDDSPIKTVKKRIPVSDVEEGMVQIEGEKPSPKDFTLRAHAFGKADISSEYEYHSKKLRTSTPIGITEKRSRKDFTLRAHSSGKADISSEYEYHSKKSRTSMPSAITDQRASPRSAEDGVAKNANSNSCLSLAQSSLTKFISINKRKHENSCTVLSEMPVLRNEIVQCQVSKTNSDMQPDLSKSLVDHCQIDGCADVLGKESSRCFKGTLESKEVESPSGAEGDVNVKGFEEVALLLGCQTVHHTKGDLEFGIRLPHIDEVTSRPMVGKDLENISEEISGSGLPSKSSEMSLDAPVQSHRSEICSILQFNIRDLRTSREKRLSRLQSSGSMHGKTNSKGCYAAATLELSELDNNERKARSLVAATNELERLFNKKDFNRMKVIGQFNLGFIIGKLEQDLFIVDQHAADEKFNFERMAQTTILNQQPLLQPMRLELTPEEEVIASMHMDIIRKNGFSLVEDLGAPPGHHFKLRAVPFSKNITFGAEDVKELISALGDSHGDCSIVSSYKLDTADSICPPRVRAMLASRACRSSVMIGDPLGKNEMQKILKHLAELRSPWNCPHGRPTMRHLVDLTTLYRREEDIDD
- the LOC113315060 gene encoding DNA mismatch repair protein PMS1-like isoform X2; protein product: MEGGKGGGVPNEAMIKPINKSVVHRICSGQVILDLSSAVKELVENSLDAGATSIEISLKDFGEESFKIIDNGCGISPNNFKVLALKHHTSKIADFPDLQSLTTFGFRGEALSSLCALGKLTVETRTKHESVASHLTFDHSGLLTCEKKTARPIGTTVTVEKLFSTLPVRGKEFSRNIRREYGKLVSLLNAYALIAKGVRIVCTNTTGKNTKSVVIKTQGSNSMKDNIITVLGNNIFTCLEPLSISISDSCEVEGFLSKPGQGSGRNLGYKQFFFVNGRPVDMPKVSKLVNELYKTSSSKQYPIMVMNFIVPTRAYDVNVTPDKRKIFFSDEGSLMRSLRESIEKIYSPSHCSYSTNKVEEHQKEGNGLNLCHHQEIPTLPLKRIPSKVYSNNEAECSEVQVVEDDSPIKTVKKRIPVSDVEEGMVQIEGEKPSPKDFTLRAHAFGKADISSEYEYHSKKLRTSTPIGITEKRSRKDFTLRAHSSGKADISSEYEYHSKKSRTSMPSAITDQRASPRSAEDGVAKNANSNSCLSLAQSSLTKFISINKRKHENSCTVLSEMPVLRNEIVQCQVSKTNSDMQPDLSKSLVDHCQIDGCADVLGKESSRCFKGTLESKEVESPSGAEGDVNVKGFEEGDLEFGIRLPHIDEVTSRPMVGKDLENISEEISGSGLPSKSSEMSLDAPVQSHRSEICSILQFNIRDLRTSREKRLSRLQSSGSMHGKTNSKGCYAAATLELSELDNNERKARSLVAATNELERLFNKKDFNRMKVIGQFNLGFIIGKLEQDLFIVDQHAADEKFNFERMAQTTILNQQPLLQPMRLELTPEEEVIASMHMDIIRKNGFSLVEDLGAPPGHHFKLRAVPFSKNITFGAEDVKELISALGDSHGDCSIVSSYKLDTADSICPPRVRAMLASRACRSSVMIGDPLGKNEMQKILKHLAELRSPWNCPHGRPTMRHLVDLTTLYRREEDIDD